One region of Yersinia bercovieri ATCC 43970 genomic DNA includes:
- the aguA gene encoding agmatine deiminase: MSAQDTIVQSAVLPNPASQALSGTPQQDGFFMPAEWAKQDAVWMLWPYRQDNWRGKGIPAQQTFAKVAEAISRTTPVFMGVPAEFMAQAKATMPASVSLVEMASDDAWMRDTGPTMVINGAGERRAVDWQFNAWGGLNGGLYSDWQQDEKVATQVSDFLKNAHYRAPLVLEGGSIHTDGEGTLLTTAECLLNLNRNPHLNQAQIEQLLREYLGVTHFIWLQDGVYNDETDGHIDNMCCFVRPGEVALHWTDDQQDPQYARSVAAFDVLSNAVDAKGRKLKIWKLPAPGPLYNTEEETFDVLSSDAVPRTAGERLAGSYVNFLISNQQIIYPLLDSRTDGLAQDLLQQMFPDYAIVGVPAREILLGGGNIHCITQQIPAA, from the coding sequence ATGTCTGCACAAGACACGATTGTACAAAGCGCGGTTTTACCAAACCCTGCCTCACAAGCACTATCCGGTACGCCACAACAGGATGGCTTCTTTATGCCTGCCGAATGGGCGAAGCAAGATGCCGTCTGGATGCTGTGGCCCTATCGCCAGGATAACTGGCGCGGTAAAGGTATCCCTGCTCAGCAGACATTTGCCAAAGTGGCCGAAGCCATCAGCCGCACTACGCCGGTATTTATGGGCGTACCTGCTGAGTTTATGGCGCAGGCTAAAGCCACCATGCCAGCCAGTGTCAGCTTGGTAGAAATGGCCAGCGATGATGCCTGGATGCGTGATACCGGCCCGACCATGGTTATCAACGGTGCTGGTGAACGCCGGGCTGTTGACTGGCAGTTCAACGCTTGGGGCGGCCTTAACGGCGGCTTGTATAGCGACTGGCAGCAAGATGAAAAAGTTGCCACTCAGGTGAGTGACTTCCTGAAGAATGCTCATTACCGCGCTCCGTTGGTGCTAGAAGGTGGCTCCATTCATACCGATGGCGAAGGTACTTTGCTGACCACTGCTGAATGCTTGCTAAACCTAAACCGCAATCCACATCTGAATCAGGCGCAGATTGAGCAGTTGTTGCGTGAATATCTTGGCGTCACACATTTCATCTGGTTGCAGGACGGCGTTTATAACGATGAGACTGATGGTCACATCGACAATATGTGCTGCTTTGTCCGCCCCGGTGAAGTCGCCCTGCATTGGACCGACGATCAACAGGATCCGCAGTACGCACGTTCTGTTGCTGCTTTTGATGTGCTATCTAATGCCGTCGATGCCAAAGGTCGTAAGCTGAAAATCTGGAAGTTACCCGCTCCTGGCCCGCTGTATAACACCGAAGAAGAGACTTTCGATGTGCTGTCCAGCGATGCCGTGCCACGCACCGCTGGCGAGCGACTTGCTGGCTCTTACGTCAACTTCCTGATCAGTAACCAGCAGATTATTTATCCTCTGCTAGATAGCCGCACTGACGGGTTGGCACAGGATCTATTGCAGCAGATGTTCCCTGACTACGCGATTGTCGGTGTTCCTGCCCGCGAGATCCTGCTAGGGGGGGGCAATATTCACTGTATTACCCAGCAGATCCCCGCAGCCTAG
- the proC gene encoding pyrroline-5-carboxylate reductase, producing the protein MQHRHITFIGAGNMARAIIAGLVAGGYPAKKISVCAPSGKNRDALAAEFGVISSDDNIAEAQRADVVILAVKPQLMADVCQPLQENVDFTDKLVLSIAAGVLVSRFYALLGDRLNLVRIMPNTPSLIGKGMSGLYAPEQVSQGDRDFTTALMSSVGRVCWVDDENGINSVIAAAGSAPAYFFLFMEAMQQEAERLGFDSETARLLVQQAASGATALVEANPQLPISTLRQQVTSKGGTTAEAIRVFSEQHLAETVAAAMQAAISRAKEMEKLF; encoded by the coding sequence ATGCAACATCGCCACATTACATTCATTGGCGCGGGCAATATGGCTCGCGCGATTATCGCAGGTTTGGTTGCCGGTGGTTATCCCGCAAAAAAAATCAGCGTCTGTGCGCCTTCAGGTAAGAATCGTGACGCTCTGGCCGCTGAGTTTGGTGTTATCAGTAGCGATGATAATATCGCCGAGGCACAGAGGGCCGACGTGGTTATCCTGGCGGTTAAGCCGCAGTTAATGGCCGATGTATGTCAGCCGTTGCAGGAAAATGTCGACTTCACCGATAAACTGGTACTTTCCATTGCTGCTGGTGTTCTGGTTTCGCGCTTTTATGCATTATTGGGCGATAGACTCAATCTGGTGCGTATTATGCCCAATACCCCATCACTGATTGGGAAAGGGATGAGCGGCTTATATGCTCCAGAACAGGTTTCGCAGGGTGATCGAGATTTCACTACCGCACTGATGAGTTCAGTGGGTAGAGTTTGTTGGGTAGATGATGAAAATGGCATCAATAGCGTGATTGCCGCTGCGGGTAGTGCACCCGCCTATTTTTTCCTATTTATGGAAGCGATGCAGCAAGAAGCTGAGCGGTTAGGTTTTGACAGTGAAACCGCCCGTCTGCTGGTACAACAAGCCGCTTCTGGCGCCACTGCGCTGGTGGAAGCCAACCCGCAACTACCTATCTCAACACTGCGTCAGCAAGTGACGTCTAAAGGTGGGACCACAGCAGAAGCCATTCGGGTATTTAGTGAGCAACACTTGGCTGAAACCGTCGCCGCTGCTATGCAAGCAGCTATTTCGCGAGCGAAAGAGATGGAAAAGCTGTTCTAA
- a CDS encoding YggS family pyridoxal phosphate-dependent enzyme, with product MSTIEQNLQDVRARIATVSRSCARSPEEVTLLAVSKTKPVTAIEEAIAAGQYAFGENYVQEGVDKIHYFANKPYNHPLEWHFIGPLQSNKSRLVAENFAWCHTVDRLKIAQRLSAQRPAELPALNVLIQVNISDEQSKSGITLAELPALAANISELPNLHLRGLMAIPAPEADYQRQLAVFEQMNQAFLTLKAQYPQMDTLSMGMTDDMPAAIAAGSTLVRIGTAIFGARA from the coding sequence ATGAGCACAATTGAGCAGAATCTACAGGATGTCAGAGCGCGGATCGCAACTGTTTCACGTAGTTGCGCACGCTCTCCAGAAGAAGTTACCTTGCTTGCAGTGAGTAAAACCAAACCTGTGACCGCTATCGAAGAAGCTATTGCCGCTGGGCAATATGCCTTTGGTGAAAACTATGTGCAGGAAGGGGTGGATAAAATCCACTATTTCGCGAATAAGCCCTATAACCATCCTCTTGAATGGCACTTTATTGGCCCGCTGCAATCCAATAAAAGCCGCTTAGTGGCAGAAAATTTCGCCTGGTGCCATACCGTTGATCGGCTAAAAATAGCACAGCGCTTGAGTGCCCAGCGCCCAGCAGAGCTGCCCGCACTAAACGTCCTGATTCAGGTCAATATCAGTGATGAGCAGAGCAAATCAGGAATTACTTTAGCGGAATTGCCGGCGTTGGCAGCCAATATTAGCGAACTACCTAATTTGCATTTACGCGGGCTGATGGCCATTCCGGCCCCTGAAGCTGATTATCAGCGACAACTGGCGGTATTTGAGCAAATGAATCAGGCTTTCTTGACTTTAAAAGCCCAGTATCCTCAGATGGATACGCTTTCTATGGGTATGACAGATGATATGCCCGCAGCTATTGCTGCCGGCAGTACATTAGTGCGTATTGGCACCGCCATTTTTGGTGCCCGCGCGTAA
- a CDS encoding XTP/dITP diphosphatase, with protein sequence MQKIVLATGNPGKVRELASLLADFGLDVVAQTDLGVESVEETGLTFIENAILKARHAAQTTGLPAIADDSGLAVDALGGAPGIYSARFAGADASDQQNLDKLLVTLKNIPDEQRSAQFHCVLVYMRHGDDPTPLVFHGQWPGVIARQPAGSAGFGYDPIFYLPELGKTAAELTREEKHAVSHRGQALKMMLDALRNA encoded by the coding sequence ATGCAAAAAATAGTATTAGCTACCGGCAACCCCGGAAAAGTGCGTGAGCTGGCAAGTCTGCTCGCTGATTTCGGCTTAGATGTCGTCGCACAAACCGATCTGGGCGTTGAGTCTGTCGAAGAAACTGGCTTAACTTTTATTGAAAATGCCATATTAAAAGCGCGCCATGCCGCACAGACAACCGGTTTGCCAGCCATCGCCGATGACTCAGGTTTAGCTGTTGATGCTTTGGGTGGTGCGCCGGGAATTTACTCCGCACGTTTTGCGGGGGCTGATGCCAGTGATCAACAGAACCTCGATAAGCTGCTGGTAACACTGAAAAATATTCCCGACGAACAGCGCAGTGCTCAATTCCATTGCGTACTGGTTTATATGCGCCATGGTGATGATCCAACGCCGCTGGTGTTTCACGGTCAATGGCCTGGCGTGATTGCCCGTCAGCCTGCGGGTAGTGCCGGATTTGGCTATGACCCTATTTTCTATCTCCCTGAGCTGGGCAAAACCGCAGCAGAATTGACCCGCGAAGAGAAACATGCGGTATCTCATCGTGGTCAAGCCCTGAAAATGATGTTGGATGCACTGCGCAATGCTTAA
- a CDS encoding type IV pilus twitching motility protein PilT, whose protein sequence is MDFTSLDDKNSEPDNPASNGIAARCIDLENPEPTNDGFDEQDFANKVVASVNHNASDLHLCTGYHPVLRIDGELKTFTHWPRVNAGWLNGLSQHLLSETQQRRLQHTGQVDCAYTTVAGQRLRANIFQQRQGQSIAFRIISTLCPSLAELDAPDIISQLIEQENGLILVTGATGSGKSTTLSAMISAINQQQARHIITLEDPIEFIHTSQSCLIQQRELGSHTHSFGSALSAALRQDPDIILLGELRDQETIRLALTAAETGHLVLATLHTRTATQAIDRLVDVFPAAEKTVIQAQLAASLRAVIAQKLCQKSGGGRIAVFEILTQTTAGSHLIREGKTYQLPTVIQSGGQWGMQTFEQSIAQRQQEGTLANEN, encoded by the coding sequence ATGGATTTCACCAGTCTGGATGATAAAAACTCAGAGCCGGATAACCCGGCATCTAACGGTATAGCCGCCAGATGCATTGATTTAGAAAATCCCGAACCTACCAATGATGGTTTCGACGAACAGGATTTCGCTAATAAGGTGGTGGCTAGTGTAAATCATAATGCGTCAGATCTGCACCTTTGTACTGGTTATCACCCGGTATTACGCATTGATGGTGAATTGAAAACCTTTACTCACTGGCCACGAGTTAATGCTGGTTGGCTCAATGGGTTAAGTCAGCACTTATTGAGTGAGACGCAGCAAAGGCGCTTGCAACACACAGGGCAGGTGGATTGCGCCTACACCACAGTGGCGGGCCAAAGGTTACGCGCTAATATTTTTCAGCAACGGCAGGGGCAATCAATTGCTTTTCGTATTATCTCTACGCTCTGTCCGTCGCTGGCTGAATTAGACGCCCCAGACATCATTAGCCAACTTATTGAGCAAGAGAATGGATTGATTCTGGTGACTGGTGCCACAGGTAGCGGTAAATCCACTACATTGAGTGCAATGATCAGTGCCATTAATCAGCAACAGGCTCGCCATATCATCACACTTGAAGATCCGATCGAGTTTATTCATACCAGCCAATCATGTTTGATCCAGCAGCGGGAGTTGGGCAGTCATACCCACTCTTTTGGCAGCGCCTTGAGTGCAGCCCTACGACAAGATCCCGATATCATCCTGCTGGGGGAGTTACGGGATCAGGAGACGATCAGGTTAGCGCTGACGGCCGCTGAGACCGGGCATCTGGTATTGGCGACACTGCATACCCGCACCGCCACTCAGGCAATAGATCGGCTGGTGGATGTTTTCCCGGCGGCAGAGAAAACCGTTATCCAGGCGCAGCTAGCGGCTAGCTTGCGGGCTGTTATCGCGCAAAAGCTGTGTCAAAAGAGTGGGGGTGGGCGTATTGCAGTGTTTGAAATACTGACGCAGACCACCGCTGGCAGTCATTTGATACGCGAAGGTAAAACCTACCAGCTACCGACAGTAATACAGTCCGGCGGACAATGGGGAATGCAGACCTTTGAGCAGAGTATCGCGCAGCGACAGCAAGAGGGAACTTTGGCGAATGAGAACTGA
- a CDS encoding YggT family protein: MLTLTFLAKTVIDLYVMVLLLRIWMQWVHSDFYNPFSQFVVKITQPIVGPLRRIIPSLGPIDSASLLLAYLLMTIKFPLLLLIGSGSISLSPYNLLFGVIALFKAAGYLIFWIMIIRALMSWVSQGRSPMDYLLYQLTEPLMAPIRRILPAMGGIDFSAMVVILILYLINFLGMDMLGELWVML, from the coding sequence ATGCTAACGCTGACTTTTCTGGCCAAAACGGTCATTGACCTGTATGTGATGGTACTGCTGTTGCGCATCTGGATGCAGTGGGTTCACAGCGATTTCTACAATCCGTTTTCACAATTTGTGGTGAAAATAACCCAGCCAATAGTGGGGCCGCTGCGCCGGATTATCCCGTCGCTAGGGCCAATCGACAGCGCGTCATTGCTGTTAGCGTACTTGTTGATGACCATTAAGTTCCCACTGCTATTGCTGATTGGCAGCGGCTCGATATCCCTCAGCCCTTATAATTTACTGTTTGGGGTTATTGCCCTGTTTAAAGCCGCAGGTTATCTGATTTTCTGGATCATGATTATTCGCGCGCTAATGAGCTGGGTCAGTCAGGGCCGCAGCCCGATGGATTATCTGCTTTATCAGCTAACAGAGCCTTTAATGGCACCAATTCGTCGCATCTTACCCGCCATGGGCGGTATCGATTTCTCAGCGATGGTAGTTATCCTTATTCTGTATCTGATCAATTTCTTAGGTATGGATATGTTGGGCGAGCTTTGGGTTATGCTGTGA
- the yggU gene encoding DUF167 family protein YggU, with the protein MSAATSLLDGLVLRLYIQPKASRDQIVGLHGDELKVAITAPPVDGQANAHLIKFIAKQFRVAKSQVIIEKGELGRHKQIKIVNPQQIPPEVAVLLE; encoded by the coding sequence GTGAGTGCAGCAACATCCTTGCTGGACGGGCTGGTGCTCAGGCTATATATTCAGCCGAAAGCCAGCCGTGATCAGATAGTCGGTTTACATGGCGATGAATTGAAAGTCGCCATTACTGCCCCGCCCGTTGATGGGCAAGCCAATGCCCACTTAATCAAATTTATCGCTAAACAGTTCCGGGTAGCGAAAAGTCAGGTGATTATCGAAAAGGGCGAGTTGGGGCGACATAAGCAGATTAAAATCGTCAATCCGCAACAGATACCGCCAGAAGTTGCGGTACTGCTTGAGTGA